The following is a genomic window from Prunus persica cultivar Lovell chromosome G7, Prunus_persica_NCBIv2, whole genome shotgun sequence.
GGCCTTGCTGTCACCTTGAAACTCCTTTTCTAATGTATCCCAAGCTTCTTTTGCTGTTTTAGCTCTTATGATTCTTGGAAAAATGTATGAAGTGACTCCGTTCTGAATCTTAGAGAGAGCCTTGGCATCTTTCATGACTTATGCTTCGAACTTCTCTCTTTCTGCTGCTGGAAGCTGACTTAGATCCTCTGGTTCTTGAAGCCCCCTTTCAATGAAGCTCCAAAGTCCTTCTGACAACAGTATAGTTCTCATCTTCACCTTCCAGAAATCATAATTTCCACCTCCAAAGATTGGGAGAATAGAGTAGGAAAGTGATGGACCTTCTTTGGCTCCTGATGACATCTTCTAGAATTGATTTCAACGCCCAGATATGATCGAACGCTGCTCTGATACCAGTGGTTGGTTTTGTGATTGAATATGAGGTGCTGGAAATATGAGTTGCTTCAGCAGAGCTCTTTGTATTCTGATTCACTTAGCTTCTATTTACAATGATAAGCTCAAAGgctttttaaaaagagaacGAATATTCTAGAGAATACTTCCTAGAGAACCTAAAAGACATTGCATAGGAACTctatcaaattaattaaagatagCTGCAGCTGCTGCAATAAATAGAGATATTctagaaaatgaaggaagtgcATTAATTCCAACAGATTTATGGACAATGAAGTCGCATTCCGGGTATTTGGTGCAGCAGTAGCTAGGGCCAATCACAGGTTCTGCACACCCTGAGCAAAAAGCCAGCCCaccatgtttttctttctgctCTTCCTTGAACATCAGTGGATGCTTGTGACTGATCAAATGTtcaatttccatttttctgTCTTCTTTCCATCAATGGgtgcaacaaacaaacaaacaacaagtTATATTGTATAATTAAACAGGACAGacttttttagttaaattaagtaatttcatttaattttccaAAGTCTTCATCTATACCTTAGAGAGACAAAACAAggcaaataaaatatatacagAACAGAGTAGAGTTTTCATACCAGAAAAAACGGATCAGCAATAGATGTTAAGTACTTGGCGCCATGGCTGCAGACTGCAGAACTCAAAGTaaaagatgagagagagagagagagaatgtagAAGTGGCTGATGATGCTATAGCAATAAGAACGAGAACCAGTTACCGGTTTAGCAGGTGAACCCAAGTGTGTGTTTCATTCTTTTctcatatattaaatttaatagctttctaaagaaaaaaatttaataatcataatgatctttgaatatttttttattttttacttatgacaataaaatcaatttcatttaTAAGATATTTTACAACACTGCTGCAATTATATTTCCTCAGAAAGTTTATTTCATTTATGGGATATTTTACATAGACTTCACAGTTGACTCCTAGAATGGCTGAGATTGGCTGAGAAGTGGTCGTTCCAGATCAACAGGAAAGCAGACTCTCACTAGTCCTTTGCACAGCTTGGTTCTTCAGTTTCCAGTCCACCGAAGCCATCAGGTTTTTCCTCtgtctttcttctttatcCTTCAGAATTGTGTACTTCTTACACCCTCACCTCTGGGTTTTGTGCAGCAGAGAGCTGCAGTTGCTGTTACAAGTTtgaataaacaacagagaggtgcagagagagagagtactaTGGCTCAAGAAATTGAACATTATCTAAtggaaaaattcaagaaagttCTTGATGGGAAAGACAAAAGTATCTCCAAAATTCCCAGGTACAACCAATTTCAAGAAATAAAGTCTTTGCTTGTAGACATTTTCAGCTCATTCTCCCCTGTAGATTCATCCATCAGGGACAAGCTTTACTACCTCAACAATGTTGTCACTGAGTGCCAGATGCTAACAAGAAAACACGGTTTCAATTCTCCTGAGGAGCTACTCACCATTAACAGAATCAGAAGGGAGTTAAATAAGATCAAGAGGGAACTCAAGGCTACGAAAGATAAACTACAACCTAACAATGGTGTTTCAAGCTCACAGGACACGGAGACAAGCTCACGGGACACAGGGATTTCGAGGTGGACTACTCATGTAGTAGATGATTCCAAGGTTTATGGATTTGATGATAATGTGGTGTCAATGGAAAAGTTGCttcttgaaaaagaaagtcaTGATCGGTTCAAGGCAGTAGGCATTGTTGGTAGGGAAGGGATAGGCAAAACAACACTTTGCCAATTGATATTCAACAAACCAGAGGTGAAAAACAACTTCCTTCCAAGGATCTGGGTGTGTATGGCCAGACACCCGGATGACAATGAGGATCCAAAACTAGCAATTGTGAAAAGAATGTTGATGCAGCTTGgagttgaaaagaaaatggtcagtttcatttttaatgaGAAGCGTGGCCTCGAAGGACTGCTATGTGCTCTTCACCTGCAATTGGTGGGGAAGAGGTATCTGATTGTGCTTGATGATGCTAGGGAGACCGACACATGGTACGGAAAGTTGGATTCTTGTCTGACTAGTGATAAGAAATGGGACGATGGGTTTGCATTCGGATTGCCAAAAGGGAATGGGGGTAGAGTCATAGTCACAAGTAGGAATGAAGAACTAGCAAAGATGATGgttggagaagaaaatatacatCGCCTTTTGCCGCTTTCAGACCCTGAAAGCTGCTGGAAAATATTCGAAGACGCAGTTGAGAATGATCCGATTCTATTCTATCCTTCAGACTTGGAAGATCTGAAGTTggaaatcaatcaaaaatGTGGGGGCCTTCCATTAGCAGCAAAAATGATGGGACAGGCAATGCATGAACAAGTTCCGAAGTAATCCACGCAGTGGAATCCATAGGTATCAATAATAGTAATCTAATGCTTCCCAATTGTATTTTGCTTTCGAAATCTATCAGGTTTTGATCTATTAATCTAGAAATATATCATCATAATTAAGAGATCAACTTTGATCCTGCACTCATGTTAAATgagtttgtaatttttcatAGTTAACTTATATCCAATGTTGAAAAGCATGTACTTTGCAAAATTTGCCTGATTTATATGGAAACTGAAAAGCTGAACCCTTTTGGCGACTTCAAACAAAGCACCAAAAAGACCTTAATTTGACTGACACTGATTGCTCTGCTTCCATACTGAAAGCAGTAGGTTGTGATCCTTATTTAgcattattttttaggttttttgttttgcttcaaatgttgaaattagacaaattctaaattgaattaaagggtaaaactcaaataataaattgagAATCTTGGGAAATGCTTGAAAGGGAAGGTATCTTACTTATACCAACTACTTTGAACAAGTTTAAGTGTTTAACTCTCTTTTCCATGCTACTGGTAGAGTTGGTTTGGAATGTAGGATGGGTTCATGATCATATACTGCAATCTTTGTCAACCATATATTCATGGACTTTCTACAGTCAACACCTCCAGCTTCCATACTCTGCACAGCACATAACTGATAAATCCTAACAGGTGAGAACATTTACAAAATGCCTCACCATTACATGAGACAAAATCCATTCACATGGTTCTCCCCATTTCAGTCTCATATGGTTGGCCTTCTCATTAGTTAGAGgtcaaaaatggcttcctccctGGAATCGTGAAGAAGTGTATATGACTCGACCACCAGGTTCCGTTGACCCTTATCGTACatcctcatatatttgtaaactcCACAAAGCGACTTACAGCTTAAAGCAAGCACCATGCACATGGTTTCACATCTTTAGCTCTTTCATCATCACCTATGGTTTTCTTGAAAGCAAGCCCGATGCTTCCAGGTTCACCTTTCACCGAGATTCTCAAGTTATGATTCTTCTCATATACGTTGATGCGATATTCATCTCACAGGTAACACGCCTTCTCTGGTTCATTCCTCTACTCACACATGGGTGAAGGAGTATTGAAATTAAAGATCTTCCACAGAGTGATGCATATCTTCTGTATGATATTTCCATGATTGTCCTTTAAAGTTGATGTACATCTTCCTCCCCAAGTATCCATTCATCCAATCATTGGTGAAGGCCCCCACCAGTCCTAAGCCCCACATGAAAAGCAGCCTCAACAAAGAGGGAGTAAAACTCACTCTCTCAGCAAAGAATTGATGCTTTCGTGCTAGCTTTTAAAggtatatttattaattttgttggttCTAAATCACTGTGATTGGATTTGGAACATTCTGTTACAATTTGAAGAACATCAAGGCCTCCTGAACTCAAGAGTAAGTTGTTTGCTTCTGTTATTATTTGTGGATAATTTTGGTGCTAAATGCCCTATGAGTGAATTATTTATTGCTGTTTGTAGAAGCAAATATCTCGCTACCATGTTGACAGTATAATTGTTAATTTATGGATGACGAGGTTTAGGAAATGGTTGGTTTTAATGTATAGGACAATAGCTTAACTATGAATAGAAAACTTTTGAAAGACTGAcagtaattttatttgaatggaGGAAGACAAGGTACAAGGTACAAAGCAACAAGCCTATATATAGGACAtagtttattatattattttatactaAAGCATACTTTGATATCATGATATTTTGGATTCTccattattataaatttttctatattatTCCATTTGAcaataatcaaaatttcaattccATTTGACATATGTTCACTCTGGATTTCGTTTGTTTACTTGAAGCATGTCTGCGTCTACTctcaaatccaacaaaaacTGCTTTGGGAACATCAGAGGAGACATCATTCCCACTCTGATTAACCACCTCAACAAAGCCAGAGACTCCCTCTCCGACGATGAGAAGGACATGGCTACTCAAATCAAAATGCTATGCAAAGACCTCATTTACATTGCGCACGCTTTGACCGGACTCGAGAATTTTGAAGAAAGGGCTAGTGATCTTTTCGAGATTCTCCTAAAACCGCAACACAGTCTCCATGCCCCAACACAGACTCCCATCCATGAGTCCGAAGCTAAGAAATTTCTGGAGGAGAAGCTTCGGGTGCACAGTAAGGTAATCATGAAACTAAAACTCCTAATTCCGTCTCCTCACAAATTGCTGTTGAACAAGGACAACCCTTTGGTTCTGCCCGACATTGGCAAAGAGCCTGATGGCCTGCCTGACTTACATTTAAGTAAGGTGTTTAAGGATAGCCCGGCTCTTAAAGAATTTCGGGTTGTTTATAATAGTCTTAGTGTTATTACAAAGCTCTGTTTGTTATGTTTCGCTGCTATTCCTGCCAATGAGGCTATAAAGAAGAGGGTTTTGGTACATTGGTGGGTTGGAGAAGGGTTTGTGAACCCTCCTGTTGATGGAGAAAAGACAGTGGAGGAAATTGCTGATGGTATATTTCAAGAGTTAACCAAGAAGGGCTGCATTGAACCTGTTTATAAGAAACGGAGATCGGTTGTGCACAGTTTTAAAATGGACCATCTTATTCGTTCTGCTGTAATTGTGATTGCCAAAGAGGTGAGattctttaattttgatgATAAAGGGAATCCCACAGCCAATTTTTCATCGCATTCTTATCGGGCTTGTTTGGTTTATCGGGTGAAGGGCTCTCGTCATCTGATGGAGAAGATGGCAAATAAACCACATGATTTGGATCAAAATATGGCAAATAGACCACATG
Proteins encoded in this region:
- the LOC18771880 gene encoding probable disease resistance protein At5g45440; amino-acid sequence: MAQEIEHYLMEKFKKVLDGKDKSISKIPRYNQFQEIKSLLVDIFSSFSPVDSSIRDKLYYLNNVVTECQMLTRKHGFNSPEELLTINRIRRELNKIKRELKATKDKLQPNNGVSSSQDTETSSRDTGISRWTTHVVDDSKVYGFDDNVVSMEKLLLEKESHDRFKAVGIVGREGIGKTTLCQLIFNKPEVKNNFLPRIWVCMARHPDDNEDPKLAIVKRMLMQLGVEKKMVSFIFNEKRGLEGLLCALHLQLVGKRYLIVLDDARETDTWYGKLDSCLTSDKKWDDGFAFGLPKGNGGRVIVTSRNEELAKMMVGEENIHRLLPLSDPESCWKIFEDAVENDPILFYPSDLEDLKLEINQKCGGLPLAAKMMGQAMHEQVPK